The proteins below come from a single Eubacterium limosum genomic window:
- a CDS encoding cobalamin B12-binding domain-containing protein yields MLEMLINAIEELDEEKVLKIVKRCVAAGTPPKDIWMALNKGLEKVGLRYETGEYSIADLMVVGIIFENVLEYTNMCDIYDSIEAGEFGKTMLLGTVEGDIHDIGKSIFKGAMQAGGFIVRDLGVDVKAQDFVEAARKYKCEIIGLSAVLTDCILSVKEVVDAFVDAGMRDQVKIIIGGCVANKTVSDFVGADAYTKSAIKGVEICQGWLKDEQK; encoded by the coding sequence ATGTTAGAAATGTTAATCAATGCCATCGAGGAGCTGGATGAAGAAAAAGTTCTAAAGATTGTGAAACGCTGTGTGGCGGCGGGGACGCCGCCCAAGGATATCTGGATGGCCCTCAATAAGGGGCTGGAAAAGGTCGGTCTGCGCTATGAGACCGGCGAGTACTCCATCGCGGACCTCATGGTCGTGGGCATTATTTTTGAAAATGTGCTGGAGTACACCAATATGTGTGATATTTACGACAGCATCGAAGCCGGGGAGTTTGGAAAGACCATGCTGTTAGGTACGGTCGAGGGGGATATCCATGACATCGGCAAGTCGATTTTTAAGGGCGCCATGCAGGCCGGCGGGTTCATTGTCAGGGACCTGGGTGTGGATGTCAAGGCCCAGGATTTTGTGGAGGCTGCCAGGAAGTACAAGTGTGAGATCATCGGTCTGAGCGCTGTGCTCACCGACTGTATCCTCTCGGTCAAGGAAGTGGTGGACGCCTTTGTGGACGCGGGCATGCGGGACCAGGTCAAGATCATCATCGGCGGCTGTGTGGCCAACAAAACCGTCAGTGATTTCGTGGGTGCTGACGCCTACACCAAATCGGCCATCAAAGGGGTGGAAATCTGTCAGGGATGGTTAAAAGATGAGCAAAAATGA
- the trmB gene encoding tRNA (guanosine(46)-N7)-methyltransferase TrmB → MHIRPKPWARPELLACGFFIPEATELRGHWQDAFERRAPLHLELGCGKGTFIAALGRRHPEVNYLAVDMIDAVLGLSKRNVEQAYAPKAVDNVRLTAWDIARIGEMLSPEDAVERIYINFCNPWPKRRYQKKRLTHSRQLEQYKKFMVPGAQIHFKTDDDPLFEASLKYFEDSGFRVTTLIRDLHASDEYPGNIVTEHERMFTDQGVKIKLAVAEIR, encoded by the coding sequence ATGCATATTCGACCAAAACCCTGGGCCCGGCCCGAGCTCTTAGCCTGCGGCTTTTTTATTCCGGAAGCCACTGAACTGCGGGGGCACTGGCAGGACGCTTTTGAGCGCAGGGCGCCTCTGCATCTGGAGCTGGGCTGCGGCAAGGGTACCTTTATCGCCGCTTTGGGCAGACGCCATCCCGAGGTCAACTATCTGGCGGTGGACATGATCGACGCGGTGCTGGGGCTGTCCAAGCGCAACGTGGAGCAGGCCTACGCGCCCAAAGCGGTGGATAACGTCCGCCTGACCGCCTGGGACATCGCCCGTATCGGGGAGATGCTCTCGCCTGAGGATGCGGTGGAGCGGATCTATATTAACTTCTGCAACCCCTGGCCCAAGCGCCGTTACCAGAAAAAGCGGCTGACCCACTCCCGCCAGCTTGAGCAGTACAAAAAATTCATGGTTCCCGGGGCGCAGATCCACTTCAAGACCGACGACGATCCTCTGTTTGAGGCGTCGCTGAAATACTTTGAGGACTCGGGCTTCCGGGTGACGACACTGATCCGGGACCTGCACGCGTCGGATGAATACCCGGGCAACATCGTGACTGAGCACGAGCGGATGTTTACAGACCAGGGCGTCAAGATCAAGCTGGCTGTGGCAGAAATACGTTGA
- a CDS encoding GntR family transcriptional regulator: MSKNEVKYLNIADSIKIKILSNIYKPGDLLPSENSLCEEYAVSRMTIRKAIEVLIGEGYLMSSPGKGTYVREYSLNKFEVGFQIDEIIHGGYSHAKLIHAKIMAPTIELVYHLQVAPKTKIVCIRSMLFQGERPVALDEKYIPYFPGMNIKEDSFSYRDMVSIIFGENYGFGYWEEIFVTGVMTDAEIGAFFEEMTGEPRKKQKFMMLFEQKLYDSDDIPIGYGKLYVESDLCRLRGNSRV; the protein is encoded by the coding sequence ATGAGCAAAAATGAAGTCAAATACCTCAATATTGCCGATTCCATTAAGATCAAGATCCTCAGCAACATCTATAAACCCGGCGACCTGCTGCCATCGGAGAACAGCCTCTGTGAGGAGTACGCCGTCAGCCGCATGACCATCCGCAAAGCCATCGAGGTGCTCATCGGCGAGGGGTACCTGATGTCGTCCCCGGGCAAGGGGACCTATGTGCGGGAGTACTCTCTGAATAAATTTGAGGTGGGCTTTCAAATTGATGAGATCATCCACGGGGGATACAGCCACGCCAAGCTCATCCATGCCAAAATCATGGCGCCCACCATCGAGCTGGTCTACCACCTCCAGGTGGCCCCCAAGACTAAGATCGTCTGTATCCGCTCCATGCTGTTCCAGGGGGAGCGGCCTGTGGCCCTGGATGAGAAGTACATTCCTTATTTTCCGGGCATGAACATCAAGGAGGACAGCTTCAGCTACCGCGATATGGTCAGCATTATCTTTGGTGAGAACTACGGCTTTGGCTACTGGGAGGAGATTTTTGTCACCGGTGTGATGACCGACGCCGAGATCGGCGCTTTTTTCGAGGAAATGACCGGGGAGCCCCGGAAAAAGCAGAAATTTATGATGCTCTTTGAGCAGAAGTTGTACGATTCTGACGATATTCCCATTGGCTACGGCAAGCTGTATGTGGAGAGCGATTTGTGCCGCCTCCGCGGCAATTCCAGAGTGTAG
- a CDS encoding BCCT family transporter, protein MDPQKNKIPIDKTIFFGALLLMLLVSAACLAFPEQALSVSGVLRNFVITKFDWFFLLFGLGVFIVCIVVGCSRFGKIRLGGEGEPPAYSFYSWLAMIFFSAIGSSAILWSVCEPLNYIESPPFGYEPYSLEAFNMAIPYGLFHWGPVAWSFYALSGLVVSYYFLVLKRRNLKISGVMTDLIGEKAAKGVPGKAIDIVTIFATFCTFAPALGLGVPLLSVLICKITGLPDTTELQVVVLVVWMFIFSISVYRGLDKGIKILSDINMYLLIGVILFIFFASGARYILAASVEEFGTLLSNFLRMNSYSDVFGGGTFAQDWTVFYWSWWVASVPFMAIFIARVSKGRTVRELVFGIMGAGSAGTMAIFCVLGNYALKLQSSGVVDLAKINAEQGSNYAVLAMLDQLPFKNVIIVGVILLYFVFLATCVDSCAFTMGCIASKEMTDISQPARWNRLSWSIAIAVLGVAVLKLGGGINALQTFVIVVGLPSAILTIAMTVLLFRWLKKRDIKEKP, encoded by the coding sequence ATGGACCCGCAAAAAAACAAAATCCCCATTGATAAAACCATTTTTTTCGGCGCGCTGCTGCTCATGCTCCTGGTATCTGCGGCCTGCCTTGCCTTTCCGGAACAGGCGCTCTCTGTATCCGGTGTGCTCAGGAACTTTGTCATCACAAAATTTGACTGGTTTTTCCTGCTTTTCGGGCTGGGGGTGTTCATTGTCTGTATTGTGGTGGGCTGCAGCCGGTTCGGCAAGATCCGCCTTGGCGGCGAGGGGGAGCCGCCAGCCTACAGCTTCTACAGCTGGCTGGCCATGATTTTCTTTTCAGCCATTGGCTCCTCTGCTATCCTCTGGTCCGTGTGCGAGCCGCTGAATTATATCGAGTCGCCACCCTTTGGCTATGAGCCCTACTCCCTTGAGGCCTTTAACATGGCCATTCCCTACGGCCTTTTTCACTGGGGGCCTGTGGCCTGGTCCTTTTACGCGCTGTCCGGACTGGTGGTCTCCTATTATTTTCTGGTGCTGAAGCGCAGGAACCTGAAAATATCCGGCGTAATGACCGACCTGATCGGTGAGAAGGCCGCGAAAGGCGTTCCGGGCAAGGCCATTGACATCGTGACGATTTTTGCGACCTTCTGCACCTTTGCGCCGGCCCTCGGCTTAGGGGTGCCCCTGCTCTCAGTGCTCATCTGTAAGATTACCGGGCTGCCGGACACCACTGAGCTTCAGGTGGTGGTGCTGGTGGTCTGGATGTTTATTTTCTCCATCAGCGTTTACCGTGGGCTGGACAAGGGCATCAAGATTCTCAGCGACATTAACATGTATCTGCTCATTGGCGTCATACTGTTTATCTTTTTTGCCAGCGGCGCCCGCTATATTCTGGCGGCCTCGGTCGAGGAATTCGGGACTCTGCTCAGCAATTTCCTCCGCATGAACAGCTACAGCGACGTGTTCGGCGGCGGAACCTTTGCCCAGGACTGGACGGTTTTTTACTGGAGCTGGTGGGTGGCCTCTGTGCCCTTTATGGCTATTTTTATCGCCAGGGTATCCAAGGGGCGTACAGTCCGCGAACTGGTTTTCGGCATCATGGGCGCCGGCTCGGCCGGTACCATGGCGATTTTCTGCGTGCTGGGCAATTACGCCCTCAAGCTGCAGAGCAGCGGCGTGGTGGATCTGGCAAAGATCAACGCCGAACAGGGGAGCAATTATGCGGTGCTCGCCATGCTGGACCAGCTGCCCTTTAAAAACGTGATCATTGTGGGCGTGATCCTTCTGTACTTTGTTTTCCTGGCCACCTGTGTGGATTCCTGCGCCTTCACCATGGGCTGTATCGCGTCAAAGGAGATGACCGATATCAGCCAGCCGGCCCGCTGGAACCGCCTGTCCTGGTCCATCGCCATCGCCGTTCTCGGTGTGGCAGTGCTGAAGCTCGGCGGCGGCATCAACGCCCTGCAGACCTTTGTCATTGTCGTGGGCCTGCCCTCAGCCATTCTGACCATTGCCATGACCGTTTTGCTGTTCCGGTGGCTGAAAAAGAGAGACATAAAAGAAAAGCCGTAA
- a CDS encoding trimethylamine methyltransferase family protein codes for MELEKLFLQAKDVEFIHEQSAKLLKETGCVFEDDRAIEIFKKHGATVDGYTVHFTDELIAKGLSTVSQEFDILRPDGTSYHMGGGSLTMATAGSPPYVMENGEFRFAEMHDYVDICKLVQTSDCIDMTHLLLCDTYDVPREDRSYNMAAALLNYTTLPISLTALATKLHDSGTVATNVVKMVQDFVDVHDKYVAVGCISPISPLAWVKDSLDAMFAYCELNQPMQLATCSLPVLTSPASILGTIIQNNAELLAVTVLIQLIKPGLPIFYGSTSTSTNLRAVSMALGNSETALISLASAAMAKHYRMPFRTSGALNDAIDVDYQAGVESTLNLMSGTLSSTDLIFFSCGMLSGFNVSSLEKYVADEQLIKMLKRMTQGIAIDYNKDYTKEISKVGPRGNFMSGRTPKEYRNEHYVPDMFVKVDYNTWQTEDKKSVKEKASEKVAERLAAYQEPEKTPEQMKVIEKYLIK; via the coding sequence ATGGAACTTGAAAAACTGTTTTTACAGGCTAAGGATGTTGAATTTATTCACGAACAGTCCGCAAAATTACTGAAGGAAACCGGCTGCGTGTTTGAGGATGACCGCGCAATCGAAATTTTCAAAAAACACGGTGCCACTGTGGATGGCTACACCGTTCATTTTACCGATGAACTCATTGCCAAGGGCCTGTCCACCGTCAGCCAGGAATTTGATATCCTGCGTCCGGACGGCACCAGCTATCACATGGGCGGGGGAAGCCTCACCATGGCCACAGCCGGCAGTCCACCGTACGTGATGGAAAACGGCGAGTTCCGTTTTGCCGAAATGCACGACTATGTCGATATCTGCAAGCTGGTACAGACCAGTGACTGCATTGACATGACCCATCTTCTCCTCTGCGATACCTATGACGTCCCGAGAGAAGACCGCTCCTACAACATGGCCGCCGCGCTGCTGAACTACACAACACTGCCGATTTCACTGACAGCGCTGGCAACCAAGCTGCACGATTCCGGCACAGTGGCCACCAATGTGGTTAAAATGGTACAGGATTTCGTGGATGTCCATGACAAATATGTGGCGGTTGGCTGTATCAGCCCAATCTCACCGCTGGCATGGGTTAAGGACAGCCTGGATGCCATGTTTGCCTACTGTGAGCTGAACCAGCCCATGCAGCTGGCAACCTGCTCACTGCCGGTACTCACGAGTCCTGCCTCCATTCTGGGCACCATTATCCAGAACAATGCAGAGCTGCTGGCCGTTACCGTGCTTATCCAGCTCATCAAACCGGGTCTGCCGATTTTCTACGGCAGCACCTCCACTTCCACAAACCTGAGAGCAGTATCCATGGCTCTGGGCAACAGTGAAACAGCCCTGATCTCTTTGGCGAGCGCCGCCATGGCCAAACATTACAGAATGCCGTTCAGAACCTCCGGCGCCCTCAACGACGCCATTGATGTTGACTACCAGGCAGGGGTTGAATCCACCCTCAACCTGATGAGCGGCACCCTCAGCAGCACAGACCTGATCTTCTTCAGCTGCGGGATGCTCAGCGGATTTAATGTCAGCTCTCTGGAAAAATATGTGGCGGATGAACAGCTCATCAAGATGCTGAAACGCATGACCCAGGGGATTGCCATTGACTACAATAAAGATTATACTAAAGAGATCAGCAAGGTCGGCCCGAGAGGCAACTTCATGTCTGGCCGTACCCCCAAGGAATACCGCAACGAGCACTATGTGCCCGATATGTTTGTGAAGGTAGACTACAACACCTGGCAGACAGAGGATAAAAAATCCGTCAAAGAAAAGGCATCCGAAAAGGTAGCTGAACGCCTAGCTGCCTATCAGGAACCGGAAAAGACACCGGAACAGATGAAAGTCATTGAAAAATATTTAATTAAGTAA
- a CDS encoding heavy metal translocating P-type ATPase: MMTWLKDEEKRTVAAMVISALALGIHFVAGDRLAFDLSWIAVVLCGLPIIIGAVAAVIKEFDIRADVLVSIAIIASVAIGEVFAAGEIAVIMTLGGYLEERTVNKARKGIERLVDLTPEKARVMRDGVEVVIDVEDVAVGEAVRVLPGEKIPVDGIVLCGDTAVDQSLMTGESLPVDKEKGDEVFCGTMNQFGTVDIRVTRAAEDSSLKRMIRLVESADAGRAPISHLADRLATVIVVLALTAAVVTGLVTGELTRAVTILVVFCPCALVLATPTAIMAGIGNAAKNGILIRSGDVLERLASVGRIAFDKTGTITYGKPCVRAFECEEAWEKDALLKWTAAAEARSEHPLGKAVSEHYAEGHPEPLPEPSEFAMLPGKGVHAVVEGHEIAAGNRKLLDVMGITVTESLEKSAKKYLSEGGTIIYIAVDGKAAGYAVLADTLRNNAPNMVEKLRAQGLKTALITGDHRAAALYMAERAGIDTVEADCLPEDKIDVIKRLQGKGQEKVCMIGDGINDAPALKTADVGLAMGDIGSDIAMDAADAVFVGDDVMKVPYLMTLSQKTMRTIRVNIFLSQALNAVAVVLAMTGIMGPVAGALVHNVGSVAVIISSAMLLNFNEKKNGKDRQKTSGSLKLSQS; this comes from the coding sequence ATGATGACTTGGCTAAAAGATGAAGAAAAAAGAACGGTTGCGGCCATGGTGATCTCAGCACTGGCGCTGGGAATCCATTTCGTGGCGGGCGACCGTCTGGCTTTTGATTTATCGTGGATTGCTGTTGTTTTATGCGGCCTGCCGATTATAATCGGCGCGGTGGCCGCAGTGATAAAAGAGTTTGACATCCGGGCGGATGTGCTGGTCTCCATCGCGATCATTGCCTCAGTGGCTATCGGCGAGGTTTTTGCAGCGGGCGAGATCGCAGTGATCATGACCCTTGGCGGTTACTTAGAGGAAAGAACCGTAAATAAAGCCCGGAAGGGCATCGAGCGTCTGGTGGATCTGACACCGGAAAAAGCCCGCGTGATGCGGGATGGCGTGGAAGTTGTCATCGACGTGGAGGATGTGGCAGTAGGCGAAGCAGTGCGTGTGCTGCCCGGAGAAAAAATACCCGTAGACGGTATCGTGCTCTGTGGCGATACGGCGGTAGACCAGTCTCTGATGACTGGAGAATCCCTGCCTGTCGATAAGGAAAAGGGTGATGAGGTATTCTGCGGGACCATGAACCAGTTTGGGACAGTGGATATCCGCGTGACCAGGGCGGCTGAGGACAGCTCCCTGAAACGGATGATCCGCCTGGTTGAGTCTGCCGACGCGGGCCGCGCACCCATATCACACCTGGCAGACCGTTTAGCCACCGTCATTGTAGTGCTGGCGCTGACCGCTGCCGTTGTTACCGGCCTGGTAACCGGAGAGCTGACCCGCGCGGTCACAATCCTGGTGGTGTTCTGTCCCTGCGCGCTGGTGCTCGCCACGCCCACAGCCATCATGGCAGGGATCGGCAACGCGGCTAAAAATGGCATTCTGATCCGGTCTGGCGATGTACTGGAGCGGCTTGCATCTGTGGGCCGCATTGCCTTTGACAAAACCGGCACCATCACCTACGGAAAGCCCTGTGTGCGTGCTTTTGAGTGTGAGGAGGCGTGGGAAAAGGACGCGCTGCTCAAATGGACCGCAGCCGCCGAAGCCCGCTCAGAGCATCCTCTCGGTAAAGCGGTCTCAGAGCATTATGCCGAAGGGCATCCGGAGCCGCTGCCAGAACCGTCGGAATTTGCGATGCTGCCCGGTAAAGGCGTTCATGCGGTGGTAGAAGGGCATGAAATCGCAGCCGGAAACCGAAAACTTCTGGATGTGATGGGCATTACTGTGACGGAAAGCCTTGAAAAATCAGCGAAAAAATACCTGAGTGAGGGCGGCACCATTATTTATATCGCGGTGGATGGAAAAGCAGCGGGCTACGCAGTGCTGGCAGATACCCTCCGCAACAATGCGCCGAATATGGTTGAAAAACTGAGGGCACAGGGGCTTAAAACCGCCCTGATCACCGGCGACCACCGGGCCGCGGCACTTTATATGGCAGAGCGGGCCGGCATTGACACCGTCGAAGCCGACTGTCTGCCCGAGGATAAGATCGACGTGATCAAGCGACTCCAGGGGAAGGGGCAGGAGAAGGTCTGTATGATCGGCGACGGCATCAACGACGCGCCGGCCCTGAAAACAGCCGACGTGGGCCTGGCCATGGGAGATATTGGCTCAGACATCGCTATGGACGCCGCCGACGCGGTGTTTGTGGGCGACGATGTGATGAAGGTGCCCTATCTGATGACACTGTCCCAGAAAACCATGCGGACCATCCGCGTCAATATTTTTCTGTCCCAGGCGCTCAACGCAGTGGCGGTAGTGCTGGCCATGACCGGGATCATGGGGCCGGTGGCCGGCGCGCTGGTCCACAATGTGGGCTCGGTGGCAGTCATCATCAGCTCAGCCATGCTGCTGAACTTTAATGAGAAGAAAAACGGGAAGGACCGGCAGAAAACGTCCGGTTCTCTGAAATTATCGCAGTCGTAG
- a CDS encoding biotin--[acetyl-CoA-carboxylase] ligase, whose translation MSTQTDLLKILEENRGEPVSGEALAEKLSLSRSAVWKAIKGLRDKGYQITSKTRQGYTLCKSNDILSAASIAPWLKDPAQADRLEVYPSLDSTNSLGKERALAGAPDGTVIIAESQTGGRGRMGRTFFSPGGSGIYLSIILRPGTAISQSLFITIAASVLIRQAIADVTGLEPEIKWVNDLYIKDKKICGILTEAAADFETGNIDYIVLGAGINFTEPKQGFPEELQSVAGALFKEAPDGQLRSRLAAELVNRLSRLTCIPEAGAVMADYRKHSMVIGKPVTILNGRETLEGVVSDINDAGHLILKKDDGTFQSIVSGEVSLRLR comes from the coding sequence ATGTCCACACAAACCGACCTTTTAAAAATACTGGAGGAAAACCGGGGCGAGCCTGTATCCGGCGAAGCGCTGGCAGAAAAGCTGAGCCTCTCCCGGAGCGCTGTCTGGAAAGCCATCAAGGGCCTCAGAGATAAGGGCTACCAGATCACATCCAAAACCAGGCAGGGCTACACCCTGTGCAAGAGCAATGATATTCTCTCCGCTGCCTCCATCGCGCCCTGGCTGAAGGACCCTGCGCAGGCGGATCGTCTGGAGGTCTACCCCTCCCTTGACTCCACCAACAGCTTGGGCAAGGAGCGGGCCCTGGCCGGGGCGCCGGACGGCACAGTCATCATCGCTGAATCCCAAACCGGCGGACGCGGGCGCATGGGGCGCACTTTCTTTTCACCCGGCGGCTCCGGGATTTATCTGAGTATTATCTTGCGGCCCGGCACTGCCATCAGCCAGTCCCTCTTTATCACCATTGCCGCCAGCGTTCTGATCCGTCAGGCCATCGCGGACGTGACGGGCCTGGAGCCCGAGATCAAATGGGTCAACGACCTCTATATAAAGGATAAAAAAATCTGCGGCATTCTTACCGAGGCGGCCGCCGACTTTGAAACCGGGAATATTGACTACATTGTCCTCGGCGCCGGGATCAATTTTACCGAACCAAAGCAGGGTTTTCCCGAAGAGCTCCAGTCTGTGGCGGGTGCCCTCTTTAAGGAAGCGCCGGACGGGCAGCTCCGCAGCCGGCTGGCCGCCGAGCTGGTCAACCGCCTGAGCCGCCTCACCTGCATTCCCGAGGCCGGCGCTGTCATGGCCGACTACCGGAAGCACTCCATGGTAATCGGAAAGCCGGTTACCATCCTGAACGGCCGGGAAACCCTGGAGGGCGTGGTCAGCGATATCAATGACGCGGGGCACCTGATCCTAAAAAAAGACGATGGAACCTTTCAGTCCATCGTCTCTGGCGAGGTCAGCCTACGACTGCGATAA
- a CDS encoding GntR family transcriptional regulator — protein MKTYEFILNDIQAKIEKGDYKPEEQLPSLREFSKIYTTTPVTVKKSLAILEERGYVYVVDRKGFFVSSSNHKTYTMIFHETKSIDHLTDIRLEKIEEVSGGALRERFGMDVPPQTRCLRAVRILYNRDMPIGLDVKYIIHNVRSASPVRNPERLMDSLNLVLGNYDIYKELEITLMTDNAPVRDTLFIDADDGVFEFKQTYRTENGQLVGVSETYVPCEEMQLKMKY, from the coding sequence GTGAAGACCTATGAATTTATTCTGAACGATATTCAGGCCAAAATTGAAAAGGGCGATTACAAGCCTGAGGAACAGCTCCCCTCGCTGCGGGAGTTCTCGAAAATCTACACGACCACACCGGTCACGGTAAAGAAGAGCCTGGCGATTCTGGAGGAGCGCGGTTATGTGTATGTGGTGGACCGAAAGGGCTTCTTTGTGAGCTCGAGCAACCATAAAACCTACACTATGATCTTTCATGAGACCAAGAGCATCGACCACCTGACTGACATCCGCCTTGAGAAGATCGAGGAGGTGAGCGGCGGGGCCCTGCGGGAGCGGTTTGGCATGGATGTGCCGCCCCAGACCCGCTGCCTGCGGGCCGTACGGATTCTCTACAACCGGGACATGCCCATTGGCCTGGATGTCAAGTATATTATCCACAATGTCCGGAGCGCCTCGCCGGTCCGAAACCCGGAGCGGCTCATGGATTCGCTGAACCTGGTGCTGGGCAATTACGACATTTACAAGGAACTTGAGATCACGCTCATGACGGACAACGCCCCGGTCCGGGACACGCTGTTCATTGACGCCGATGACGGTGTCTTTGAGTTTAAGCAGACCTACCGCACCGAGAACGGCCAGCTCGTCGGGGTGTCAGAAACCTATGTGCCCTGCGAGGAAATGCAGTTAAAAATGAAATATTAA
- a CDS encoding MFS transporter, producing the protein MNKNEVTNESISGFTRNAVIGIISSGAVVVYLTFLIRYVFYEPVLQSLALSNEQLGVLYGLYGTTAMISYLPGGILADKIRVKYLATAGFGLSAILTFWYATLPSYETLKVIFLLMGVCTTFIYWGVRYKGIRLVSTDNTYSRNIGISYGIVGILGLVVNFISMWIFDLFADPASGFNMVLMFYAFLNIAFAVASFFLIPKFEGEIIKTKKKFDLSELVAAVKHPGVWLTTLCMFFTYTVYTSLSYTVPYVQAVFGASVAMAALMGNIRMYGTSLFSSPIIGALATKIKSPAKTILLCMAITAICLFVIVLAPQTAGFMIPAIILIMILSFFLSGAYGVESSLFTETKVPAAIFGSASGILSLIGFLPDMFVSPIAGKWLDSYGNQAYTYIFIALGVSAILSMGCALLVLVYNKKKGISIEEPAEETQAS; encoded by the coding sequence ATGAATAAAAACGAAGTGACAAACGAAAGCATCAGCGGCTTTACCCGGAACGCGGTAATCGGTATTATCAGCTCCGGTGCGGTAGTAGTTTATCTGACATTCCTGATCCGGTACGTCTTTTACGAACCGGTTTTACAGAGTCTCGCACTCTCAAACGAACAGCTTGGTGTGCTCTATGGCCTTTATGGCACAACGGCCATGATTTCTTACCTGCCTGGCGGTATTCTGGCAGACAAAATTCGCGTCAAATACCTGGCGACTGCCGGCTTTGGTCTTTCTGCAATTTTAACTTTCTGGTACGCGACACTGCCGAGCTATGAGACACTGAAGGTGATCTTCCTGCTCATGGGGGTCTGCACGACCTTTATTTACTGGGGCGTCCGCTATAAGGGCATCCGCCTTGTCAGCACAGACAACACCTATTCCAGAAATATCGGCATCAGCTACGGGATCGTCGGGATTCTCGGCTTAGTGGTCAACTTTATCTCCATGTGGATCTTCGACCTCTTTGCGGATCCGGCTTCCGGCTTCAACATGGTGCTCATGTTCTACGCATTCTTAAACATCGCCTTTGCCGTGGCATCTTTCTTCCTGATTCCGAAATTTGAAGGCGAAATCATCAAAACAAAGAAAAAATTCGATTTATCTGAGCTGGTGGCAGCCGTTAAGCACCCTGGTGTATGGCTGACAACCCTGTGTATGTTCTTTACCTATACGGTTTATACCTCCCTCAGCTATACGGTGCCTTACGTACAGGCTGTATTTGGCGCCAGCGTCGCTATGGCTGCGCTTATGGGCAATATCCGTATGTACGGTACTTCGCTCTTTTCGTCACCGATCATCGGGGCCCTCGCGACAAAGATCAAATCGCCGGCCAAAACCATTCTGCTGTGTATGGCCATCACGGCCATCTGCCTCTTTGTCATTGTTCTGGCGCCGCAGACCGCAGGCTTTATGATTCCGGCCATTATCCTGATCATGATTCTGTCCTTCTTCTTAAGCGGGGCATATGGGGTTGAATCCTCTCTGTTCACAGAAACCAAGGTACCGGCAGCCATCTTCGGCTCTGCCTCTGGTATTCTGTCACTGATCGGCTTCCTGCCAGATATGTTCGTATCACCGATCGCCGGTAAATGGCTGGACAGCTATGGAAACCAGGCCTATACCTATATCTTCATCGCCCTGGGCGTCAGCGCGATCCTGTCCATGGGCTGCGCGCTGCTGGTACTGGTCTACAATAAGAAAAAAGGGATCTCAATCGAAGAACCCGCTGAAGAAACACAGGCATCATAA
- a CDS encoding lysophospholipid acyltransferase family protein, which translates to MRTILWFIHFWLYQLALLPSRFKARRLVGAGDRAAHDAVVRKAVGPWARSMIRTAGGTVSVEGLENMPDEPAVYVSNHRSYFDIPLVLGYLGDDTKPLVAKKEIGKIPLIRAWMEELHCVFLDRDNPREAIKNIKEAEYWVAEGYSMVVFPEGTRTKDGYLGEFKAGAFKIAQNNKVPVVPFCIKDTDKLMGRDNLWIHPADIAIKVLPPIDTEDYTRADWKNLPKLAEEKVREGLEAMGGEGFH; encoded by the coding sequence TTGAGAACAATTCTATGGTTTATCCATTTCTGGCTGTATCAGCTGGCCCTTTTACCCAGCCGTTTTAAGGCCCGCAGGCTTGTGGGCGCGGGCGACCGGGCCGCTCATGACGCGGTCGTCCGAAAGGCGGTCGGCCCCTGGGCCAGGAGCATGATCCGCACTGCCGGGGGCACTGTCTCGGTGGAGGGGCTTGAGAACATGCCTGATGAGCCTGCGGTCTACGTTTCCAACCACCGCAGCTACTTTGACATTCCCCTGGTTCTGGGCTATCTGGGCGATGACACCAAGCCGCTGGTGGCCAAGAAGGAAATTGGCAAAATCCCGCTGATCCGCGCGTGGATGGAGGAGCTGCACTGTGTGTTCCTGGACCGGGATAACCCGCGTGAGGCCATCAAAAACATCAAAGAGGCGGAATACTGGGTGGCCGAGGGCTACTCCATGGTTGTCTTTCCAGAAGGCACCCGCACCAAAGACGGCTATTTGGGCGAATTTAAGGCCGGGGCGTTTAAAATCGCCCAGAACAACAAGGTGCCCGTGGTTCCTTTCTGCATAAAGGATACGGACAAGCTCATGGGCCGCGACAATCTCTGGATTCATCCGGCCGACATCGCCATCAAGGTACTGCCCCCCATCGACACCGAGGACTACACCCGGGCCGACTGGAAGAACCTGCCAAAGCTGGCAGAGGAAAAGGTGCGTGAGGGGCTTGAAGCCATGGGCGGCGAGGGGTTTCATTAA